The sequence below is a genomic window from bacterium.
CTCCGGCTTCCACGCGCTGATCGCCTCCGGCACGACGCCGAAGATGCTCAAGCGGGAGCGCGACGCGCGGATGGTCGGCTACGGCAGCATGGTCCTCGAGGCGTTCGTGGCGATCATGGCGGTCGTCGCCGCCGCGTCGCTGCCGCCGGGGCAGTACTTCGCCGTCAACTCCAACAAGAGCCTGGAGTGGATCAACGCGCAGGGGTTCCCGGTCGCCGCGGAGGAGATGCAGGCCCTCGCGAACCGCGTGGGCGAGAAGACGGTCATCGGCCGCACCGGCGGCGCGCCGTGCCTCGCCGTCGGCATGGCGGAGATCTTCCACAAGTTCCTCGGCGGCGAGGAGCTGGCGGGGATCTGGTACCACTTCGCGATCATGTTCGAGGCGCTCTTCATCTTGACGACGCTCGACGCGGGGACGCGCGTCGGGCGCTACTTGCTGCAGGACGCGCTGTCGCGCGCCGCTCCCCGGCTCGCGGGAAGCGGCTGGGGGCCGAACCTCGCCACGTCGGCGATCTTCGTCGCGGCGTGGGGCTACTTCACCGTCGCCGGCGTGGTCGATCCGACCGGCGGCACGCGCGCCCTCTGGCCGCTCTTCGGCATCGCCAACCAGCTGCTCGCGGCGACGGCGCTGACCGTGGCGACGACGATCCTGATCCGCACGGGGCGGAAGCGGTTCGCCTGGGTCACCGGGATTCCGCTGGTGTTTCTGCTCGCGGTGACGCTCGTGGCGGGGCTCGAGTACATCTTCCACCCCGACCCGAACATCGGGTTCCTGGCCAAGGCGGCGGCGATCCAGAGCGGCGCGATCGACATTCCGGCGGCGCAGCGCGGGATGCAGATCTGGAACGCGCGGCTCGACAGCTTCATCGCCGGGCTGTTCATCTGCCTCGTGATCGTCGTGGTCGTGTCGGCGTCGCGGGTCTGGACGCGTTACCTGCGCGCCGGCGCGCCGGTCGATCCGGACGGGCCGCCGCCGCAGGGCTGCTGCGGCGATGGCGGAAAGGAATACGAAGGGCCGATGGCCTGCTGCTGATCGGCGAACGCGGTTCTTGCGGGACGCAAGGCGCGCGGGGCTCCGGGGGACGCAAGGCGCGCGGTCCTTGCGGCGTGGTCGGTCGGCCGTCCGGGGGGGCTCCGCGGACCCTAGAACTCAAGGGTTCCGCGGAGCCCCCCCGGCCCGGCCGACCTCCATTCGCAGGATCAATACCAACCGACAAACCAACCGACATTCGACCCGGCATTCGAACCGACAATCCGTAGGGGAGGCTG
It includes:
- a CDS encoding carbon starvation protein A; this encodes MKMVKVVLWILVAILGAGAAATVALDRNEHISAAWIVVAAVCVFAIGYRFYSKFIAAKVLALDDARTTPAVRLNDGRDFVPTNRWVVFGHHFAAIAGPGPLIGPVLAAQFGYLPGTLWILAGVVLGGAVQDFVTLGLSLRRDGRSLAKMAHDNLGKWGALAATTGILCIMIILIAVLGLVVVKALAESPWGLFTVGATIPIALLMGFVMRSGEGRVRPATIMGLALLILALVGGHFVAQSATLAPIFTVAPLALALLVVLYGLCASVLPVWLLLAPRDYLSTFVKLGTVAILAVGIVAVRPELKMPALTQFVDGTGPIFGGKIFPFCFITIACGAISGFHALIASGTTPKMLKRERDARMVGYGSMVLEAFVAIMAVVAAASLPPGQYFAVNSNKSLEWINAQGFPVAAEEMQALANRVGEKTVIGRTGGAPCLAVGMAEIFHKFLGGEELAGIWYHFAIMFEALFILTTLDAGTRVGRYLLQDALSRAAPRLAGSGWGPNLATSAIFVAAWGYFTVAGVVDPTGGTRALWPLFGIANQLLAATALTVATTILIRTGRKRFAWVTGIPLVFLLAVTLVAGLEYIFHPDPNIGFLAKAAAIQSGAIDIPAAQRGMQIWNARLDSFIAGLFICLVIVVVVSASRVWTRYLRAGAPVDPDGPPPQGCCGDGGKEYEGPMACC